One window of Brevibacillus choshinensis genomic DNA carries:
- a CDS encoding iron-containing alcohol dehydrogenase, with translation MFHGFHQLVMPGKILYGRDSFSQVGILAAELGKKVLIISDPIMEKVGNVTLCETYLQEQGIASVTYTGIDSEPTDLHVQEALTVCIEEKCDVIVAVGGGSCIDTAKAVAVMATNEGYIGDYMGAQKLFSTKPLPLIACPTTAGTGSEVTKVTVIVNTQTQVKMMISQPELLPVVAIVDPVLTLSCPPAVTAATGVDALCHAVEAYLSRKSQPVTDTFALTAIERIVQNLLRSYQDREDIEAREKVALGAMLAGAAFSNASVTLVHGMSRPIGALFHVPHGISNAMLLPVVLDYTRDSAAEKLADIGCFLHPEWKSFSRQEAADRTIAEIKQLCTDLHIPNMKAWGIDKVSFARSLSKMATDALASGSPANNPIVPSHEEIMKLYQQSYDYELTSTQFA, from the coding sequence ATGTTCCATGGATTTCATCAATTGGTCATGCCAGGGAAAATCTTATATGGTCGCGATTCATTTAGCCAAGTAGGGATACTAGCCGCGGAGCTGGGGAAAAAAGTACTGATTATTAGTGATCCGATTATGGAAAAAGTAGGGAACGTAACACTTTGTGAAACGTATTTACAGGAGCAGGGTATTGCCTCTGTTACATACACAGGAATTGATTCGGAGCCGACTGACCTTCATGTACAAGAAGCTTTGACAGTATGTATAGAAGAGAAATGTGATGTGATCGTAGCGGTCGGGGGAGGGAGTTGCATCGACACCGCGAAGGCTGTAGCCGTCATGGCGACGAACGAAGGGTACATCGGAGATTACATGGGTGCTCAAAAATTGTTTTCTACAAAGCCTCTTCCGCTTATTGCCTGTCCGACTACTGCGGGAACAGGTTCTGAAGTCACCAAGGTAACGGTTATCGTAAATACCCAGACTCAGGTGAAAATGATGATTTCCCAGCCAGAACTACTGCCGGTAGTCGCAATCGTCGACCCGGTATTAACCCTTTCGTGTCCGCCCGCCGTGACTGCTGCTACCGGAGTAGATGCACTGTGTCACGCGGTCGAAGCGTACTTGTCTCGCAAGTCGCAACCAGTGACGGATACTTTTGCGCTAACGGCTATTGAACGGATCGTGCAAAATTTGTTGCGCAGCTATCAAGATCGGGAAGACATAGAGGCCAGAGAAAAAGTAGCTTTGGGAGCGATGTTAGCGGGTGCGGCGTTTTCAAACGCGTCTGTCACACTGGTACACGGAATGTCTCGACCGATCGGCGCCCTTTTTCATGTTCCCCATGGCATTTCCAACGCGATGCTCTTGCCGGTGGTTCTGGATTATACGAGAGACAGCGCCGCGGAAAAGCTGGCGGATATTGGTTGCTTCCTCCATCCTGAGTGGAAGAGTTTCTCAAGACAGGAAGCAGCAGACCGCACGATTGCGGAGATCAAGCAATTGTGTACAGACCTCCACATTCCGAACATGAAAGCATGGGGGATTGACAAAGTTTCTTTTGCGCGATCTTTGTCAAAAATGGCGACTGATGCTTTGGCAAGTGGAAGTCCAGCGAATAATCCCATTGTGCCGAGCCATGAGGAAATCATGAAATTGTATCAACAAAGCTACGATTATGAACTGACGAGTACCCAGTTTGCTTGA
- a CDS encoding IS3 family transposase (programmed frameshift) has protein sequence MAKKGQTYKVYTEEEKMEAVRLYESGVSSREVARRLGIPEKRQVLNWVNKVRIGETLTASRSNQTWRKGRPKTKFTSIEEELAYIKAENEYPKKAISKSKRGVTSKKARFSIIEQMRTRYRLSWLLSFAKVSRAGYYKWRKSKESAVRRCEKEVNLKEHILSIHRVHPYYGYLRITVALRKEGLQINHKRVYRLMKELGIRSVIRKKRRFFGRQASVVNPDRLERQFKAEAPLKKLVTDITYLRVGERFFYLSAVQDLFNNEIVAWQVSSQNDLSLVMSTVDSLCKGREMNGSILHSDQGFQYTSRHYNKRLDEYGVLGSHSRRGNCLDNACIESFFSHLKTEMMYRCSPKTHVELNQAVEKYIAFYNQNRFQKKLGDRSPIEYRKAIAA, from the exons ATGGCTAAAAAGGGACAGACATATAAGGTCTATACGGAAGAGGAAAAAATGGAAGCGGTACGTCTTTACGAGTCCGGAGTATCGTCTAGAGAAGTCGCCAGAAGATTAGGTATTCCAGAAAAAAGACAGGTGTTGAACTGGGTTAATAAGGTTCGTATTGGGGAGACACTGACAGCTTCTCGATCTAATCAAACCTGGCGAAAAGGGCGTCCAAAAACCAAATTCACAAGCATTGAGGAAGAGCTAGCTTACATAAAAGCGGAGAATGAATATC CTAAAAAAGCGATATCCAAATCTAAACGGGGAGTGACTTCGAAGAAAGCAAGGTTCTCAATCATTGAACAAATGCGAACCAGATATCGATTATCATGGTTACTCAGTTTTGCAAAAGTATCCCGTGCGGGATATTACAAATGGAGAAAGTCCAAAGAGTCAGCTGTTCGACGCTGCGAAAAGGAAGTCAATCTAAAGGAACATATCTTAAGTATCCATCGCGTGCATCCTTATTACGGTTACTTACGAATAACAGTTGCCCTACGCAAAGAAGGATTACAAATCAATCACAAGCGTGTCTATCGATTGATGAAGGAATTAGGCATTCGCTCAGTAATTCGCAAAAAAAGGCGATTCTTTGGCAGACAGGCATCAGTTGTGAACCCGGATCGTCTGGAGAGACAGTTCAAAGCTGAAGCACCTCTCAAGAAGCTTGTAACCGACATCACCTATCTACGAGTCGGAGAACGTTTTTTTTACCTATCTGCTGTGCAGGATCTGTTTAATAACGAAATCGTTGCTTGGCAGGTCTCTTCCCAAAACGATTTGTCACTTGTGATGAGCACAGTAGATAGTCTTTGTAAGGGAAGAGAAATGAACGGTTCCATCCTACACTCGGACCAAGGTTTTCAATACACTTCCAGACACTACAATAAACGTTTGGATGAGTACGGAGTACTAGGAAGTCATTCGAGACGGGGAAATTGCCTAGATAATGCCTGTATCGAATCATTCTTTTCACATCTAAAGACAGAAATGATGTATCGATGCTCGCCAAAAACACATGTGGAATTAAATCAAGCTGTTGAAAAATACATTGCCTTCTATAATCAGAATCGTTTTCAGAAAAAACTTGGCGACCGTTCCCCGATTGAGTATCGGAAAGCGATCGCCGCGTAA
- a CDS encoding NAD(P)-dependent oxidoreductase has translation MGVPNELQNNFREVVPALKPKEAIDEANRCLYCYDAPCIKACPTSIDIPSFIKKISTGNLYGSARTIMESNPVGASCARVCPTEELCEGACVLNHASKPIMIGLLQRHATDWAIQNNATLFKKGEENGKSVAIIGAGPAGLSAARELARLGYQVTMFEAKEKAGGLNTYGIVSFRLPQEISLWEVEQIEALGVEIRTNTKIGVDVMAEDLLANYDSVLLAAGMGNVPDLQIDGEDLDGVLDAITLVEETKTKPLANDMVGKKVVVIGAGNTAIDAATCSKRLGADNVQILYRRTVNEMSCYQFEYEFAKQDGVEFRWLVAPSRILAENGRVKGLELTRMELGEPDAKGRKRPVPIAGSEFVIEVDYVVKAIGQQRHVSMIDAFGIQHRSGVVAVEDTTYRTSNPKVFAAGDIIFGGGKTDAMVVDAANHGKRAAHAIHSALTDQKHPI, from the coding sequence ATGGGCGTCCCGAATGAATTGCAAAACAATTTCAGGGAAGTAGTACCGGCGTTAAAACCGAAGGAAGCCATCGATGAGGCAAACCGTTGCTTGTATTGCTATGATGCACCCTGTATCAAGGCTTGTCCGACGTCGATCGACATTCCTTCCTTTATTAAAAAAATCTCCACGGGGAATTTGTACGGATCGGCACGCACGATCATGGAATCCAATCCGGTGGGAGCGAGCTGTGCCCGCGTCTGTCCGACTGAGGAGTTATGCGAAGGTGCCTGTGTACTCAATCACGCCTCGAAGCCAATCATGATCGGACTTTTGCAGCGGCATGCGACAGATTGGGCCATCCAAAACAACGCGACGTTATTTAAAAAAGGCGAGGAAAATGGGAAAAGCGTCGCCATTATTGGGGCAGGACCAGCTGGTTTGTCGGCAGCACGAGAGCTCGCACGTTTGGGGTATCAGGTGACGATGTTCGAAGCCAAAGAAAAAGCAGGCGGATTGAACACTTATGGCATCGTTTCCTTCCGTCTCCCGCAAGAAATCTCCTTGTGGGAAGTAGAGCAGATCGAAGCACTCGGTGTAGAAATCCGTACAAACACGAAAATCGGGGTAGACGTAATGGCGGAAGACTTGCTGGCTAACTACGACTCGGTACTGCTCGCCGCAGGTATGGGGAATGTACCTGATTTGCAGATAGATGGCGAAGACCTGGATGGCGTGCTGGATGCCATTACATTAGTCGAAGAGACAAAGACAAAGCCACTGGCGAATGACATGGTCGGCAAAAAAGTCGTTGTCATCGGAGCTGGAAATACAGCAATTGACGCTGCTACCTGTTCGAAGCGTCTGGGTGCAGACAACGTTCAGATCCTGTATCGCCGTACCGTGAATGAAATGTCCTGTTATCAGTTCGAATATGAATTTGCCAAGCAAGATGGCGTGGAGTTTCGTTGGCTGGTAGCACCTTCACGCATCCTTGCTGAAAATGGTCGTGTCAAAGGATTGGAATTGACGCGGATGGAGCTGGGGGAACCAGATGCCAAGGGGCGGAAGCGTCCGGTACCTATCGCAGGAAGCGAGTTTGTCATCGAAGTAGACTACGTAGTGAAAGCAATCGGCCAGCAACGACATGTATCGATGATAGATGCTTTCGGCATTCAGCATCGTAGCGGGGTCGTTGCGGTAGAGGATACCACTTACCGGACGAGCAACCCGAAAGTGTTTGCGGCGGGGGATATCATTTTCGGTGGAGGGAAGACAGACGCGATGGTCGTAGATGCAGCCAATCATGGCAAACGTGCGGCACATGCCATCCACAGCGCTTTGACCGACCAAAAGCATCCGATTTAA